CGTTGGTTAGACGAGCTGTTTGAAGGAAACCAAAGCAAAGCACCAAAAGAAATCATTGCGCAAATTAAGACATGGTTAGATGATATTCGTCAAAAATTATCTAATGAAGAAGGAGTGGAATTTCCTTTTGAAATTGAAGAGGCAGATGTTGAGTCAAGCTTAGGTGATTGGTCTGTGGGTTTTGTCGATGCAATGTTCCTCAATGAAGAAGCATGGTTTAGCCCTGAGTATGAAGAGCAAGTGGTTGATTTAACCCTGCCGATGATGGTCTTTAGTGGTGTGGATGATGAAGACCCGCAAATGGAATCTTTCCGTCGCAATGGTCAGCTCATGGATGAAATTGCAGAAGAAATTCCTGATAATTTAAATGAAATTTATTTGATGTTCCATTCAGATCAATAAGTTTAAGTTTGATGAGAAAGCACCTTTAATCGGTGCTTTTTTATTGTTTGGTGTATTGTTTAGTTTTAAGGGTTAATTGAAATATATGTTATGAGAATAAGTTTTTTATTCTTTTTTGACTGCAAATAACTTTTAGTGAGTCGTCTTTAAAAATAATTTTGCCGAAATGGTATACACTGTAAAAAATACCGCAGCATGTACTGCCACCATACAGAGCATAATAACAGCAGAGAGTGCTAGACCTGCTTGATCTGCAGATTTTAAAATTTGTTCTGCTTGAGGGTTCATTAAGACTAAAAAGAACGTGAAAAAACTACCAATGACAATTGCAACCGCACTAAGTCCCCAAATCAGTTGGATTTTTTCATCAGATGAAGCTAAGCGTTGTTCACGTTTAAAATAATAATGTGCATTGATGAATGCTGCTATGACCAAGGTTGGAAAGAGAGAAATATAGCCGAGTGGGAAAATAAAAATAAGAATCAACATTAATAGAATTAATGCAACAGCATAGACTTTGGCAAAATGAAGATAATAATGCGGCATTCTTATTCCTAAATATAAATCAAAGCAATAGCTTACAGTGTAACAGTTTTAAATTGGATTTATCTTTGAGATTGATGTCGAGTCTTACGTTGATGTCTACGATAGAGGATCCAAAGGATGACGACAATCACGATTGCCATAATAAAATAGCTCACTTGATGAAAGATTTGCTGCATCAAGGCTTGATTTTCACCGAAATAAAAACCGACACAAGCCAAAAAGGTTGTCCAAATCACGGTTCCTAATCCGCTATACAGCATAAATTTCCAAAATGGCATGCCACTCATACCCGCAGGGATGCTGATCAGTGAACGTACCGCAGGAATCATACGACCAAAAAATACAATACGATGTCCATATTGTTCAAACCAATCCAAAGATTTTTCCACATCGGTTGACTTAATAAAAAGATATTTGCCGTAACGATCGACCCATTTAAATAAGGTTTGCTGTGAGATTTTGTGTCCGAGCCAGTACAGCAATGCAGCAGCAAGCAAAGAGCCAAGGCTTCCTGCAATGATTACACCTGTCAGAATCAGTTTGCCTTGAGAGGCAGCGAGTCCTGCAGAAGGCATAATAATTTCAGATGGAATAGGTGGGAAGACATTGTCTAAAAACATAAGTAGAGCAATGCCGAAATAGCTCAATTGCTCCATGATGGAAATAATCCATTCAGTCATTTTATCGCATCACTAACGAAGTGGATATTTATAGTATTGCGTGTAATTCACTTCGTAAAGTGATGCGGCGTATATCTTTGTAAAGTGTTATATCTTAAAAAATTAGTCTTGGTAATGAATCAGTGTATGAATATAAATTTTACGTAAACAGTAGGTGAGTGCAACAGGAAAACTCATTAATAAAAAGAGATTTATCCAAGTTGTATTTAGATGATAGCCGATAAACAATGACAGTATTGCTCCGATCATCATACCTAAGCAAATGATAAATAGATGTGACTCTTGTTCAAGTTCAGTTTTTATGTTTTGGCTCGTAATTACGGGAACAGTCTGTGAATAAGGGTAATGTATGCGATGAGATGGAAGGTAAGCGTTTTTATTCATCATATGAATTTCCTTATCATTTGTAATACAGCTTTTCAGTATCTACTTAATCACTTTTAAACAATGGATTGAATAAATTTGATATTAGCAATCAATTTTGTAATCTGCTCTCCTGAAGCACATATTTCATGTATGAATACTTTATGCGTTCTATAAAATGTGTCATGTAAATGTAAAAAAACCGCATCAAATATGCGGTTTTTTTACAAATTGGATAAAAATCTTAGATTATAAGCGTTTACGTTTTGCTGCTACGATTTGTGATTGGCGCATACGGAAACCTTCTTTTTGTTTTTCAGAAGTTTTTTCAATACAGTACACACAAGATACGCCGTGCTCATAACTTGGTAAAGCAACTTCTTCTGGGGTTAACGGCCAACCGCAAGCATGACATTTAATATTGGTGCCTTCTTCAACGCCATGTGTAACTGCAGTACGACCATCAAAAACGAAGCATTCACCTTCCCACATACTTTCTTCAGCAGGGGTTTCTTCTAGGTATTTTAAAATGCCACCTTTAAGATGATAAACCTCGTTAAAACCTTCTTGTAAAAGTAATGACGTTGATTTTTCACAGCGAATACCACCTGTACAGAACATGGCAATTTTTTTATCTTTGTGTTGCGCTAATTCCTTTTTAACGTAGTCAGGAAATTCACGGAAAGTTTCAGTTTTAGGATCAACTGCGCCTTTGAATGTGCCTGCTTTATATTCATAGTCATTACGTGTATCAACTAAGATCACATCATCACGTGCAATGAGTTCATTCCACTCTTTTGGATCGAGATAATGTCCAACCAAGTCACGTGGTTTCACTTCTACGCCCAAAGTTACGATTTCTTTTTTGAGTTTAACTTTCATTTTACGGAATGGTTTATCGTCACTATGAGATTCTTTGTATTCCATAGCATTAAAACCATTGTCTAAAAGAAATTGATGAATAACATCAATTGCTTGACGATCACCTGCAACAGTACCGTTGATTCCTTCACCTGCAACAATTAGAGTACCGCATAAGTTGATGGTTTTTACCAAGTCTAAAAGACGTTGTTGAAGATCGGCAGGATCTTGAACTTCTTTGAATTGATAAAGTGCTGCAACAACCCAACCAGTGGTCGCTTGCTGTTCTACAGGTGCAAGCTGTTCTACAGTAGCGTTCATGGAATACTCCAAATGTATTAAGATATGAAAAAAATTAGGTGCGTATTCTAGCCTGAATTTTGAAAATTTGCGAGAAAGCCATAGCAAAAATATGGTTTTAAATGAGGAAAATATTTTGAGTAATAAAAGTCGAATCCCAACATTAACCCCGTGTGCAGGACGCTGTTCAACGGTTTTTGGTGATTCGGTTTGTCGTGGTTGTCGCCGTTTTAATCATGAAGTGATCCAATGGAATACCTATACCGCAGAACAGCGTTTGGCTGTTTGGAAGCGTTTGGATGCACAACTTGATCAAATTTTAGTCCCGATGTTGCCTTTTGCTCAGCTACAACATGTTGAAGGTTTTATTTTAAGTAAACGTGTCCGTGTGTTAGATGGAGCTTCAAAAGGGCGTAAACTTTACCATGCATTAAAAATTTGTGAAAAAAATCGTTCACTTGCAGATGAAAGTGGCTTAGGTATTGGGGCTAAACAAGTCAAACCTTTATGGGATGAGTTTGAACGCCGTGTTTTGGCATTGGCAACGGCGAGTTATGATTTGGCATGGTTGCGTGCAGATGGTATTCGCCATAATTTATTGAAAATCATGGAAGAGGATGAAGAATTACATTCTTTATAATTTAATGAATCATCAGTTATTATTTGGATAAGTCTTGGATTTTTCAGCCTATATTTTGTACTGTATCGCTGTGGTGATCATGATTGCAACGCCTGGACCTGTGATGCTTTTGGTGGCAAGTGCAGGTTTAAAAGGTGGGTATAAAAAAGCATTACATACGATTGTGGGAACAAATTCAGCTTCTTTGTTACTTATCGCGATTTCTGTTTTGATTTTAAAAGGCTTTTTTAATATTGCCAGTCATTGGTTTAATTTGATCAAAATTTTGGGTTGCTTATATATTGCTTATTTGGGCATACAAATCGTACGAGAGGTATTAAGCCAAAGCCAGCAAGACCAAGAGATTTCGCGCCAAGTACAAGGGGGTTTTCAACAAGGTTTTCTTGTGGGAATTTCCAATCCTAAAGATATTATTTTCTTTGCATCTTTTTTTCCTCAATTTACGCATGTGACATCCACCTTAGATCAGAGCTTAGTTGTGTTGACTTTAACGTGGATTATCTTAGATTTTGCGACTTTATCGGTGGTTTATTTAGGTTTTAATGCATTATCTAAGTCTAAGCTTTACTCTAAAATTTTACTGGGCTGTGGTGCAATTTTGATTGCAGTTGCGTTATATGGCATTTATTCAATTTGGTTTTGAAGTAAATAAATAAAAAGCATTAAAAATTAATCATCAAAATAGCTAAAATAGGCTGCGTATATAGCTGAATAAGCCAATGATATCCATAAATAAATCAAATGCTCCGAAACGTGCATCATAACCAAATTGTTCAGCGCGAATTAGAATTTGACTGGTGTCATATAAGATCCATCCAATAAAGACTGCTGAGCCAAAAAATCCTAAAAATAAAGATAAGATGCTGATATGGAAAAATAACGTTAAGATTCCCCCAACCAGTAAAATCCAAAAACCAATATTCAGACTCGCTGCCAAAAATGAGAAATCACGTTTGCTAAAAAATACATAAGTACTGACACCTGCAAAAATTGCTAATGTCGTTAACGCAGCACTTAAAAAATAAATTTGGGCTATATAAATGGGCAATTTGTCCCATTGCTAAACCTGTAATGACTAGAAATATGGGAAATACTGCTTTGATGGAATTTCGCCAACCAAACCAGCCGCATGCAACCCAAATTAAGAAGTCGAATATCATGACAGGAAACTGAAGCATCGGCGGTAAAACATGATATGAAAAAATGCCAATGATGGTCATGATGAGTAATGAGCCAAATAAAATCGTATAGGTACGTTGTATGAAGGCAAGTTGATTTTGATCCAATTCAGAAAGGCTACTTAACATATTTATTATCCTATTATTTATATTGTTTAAATAAACTTAATATTTTTTTAGAATTATGCTTAAATTTTAATAATTATAATAGCTAAAAAAGAGTATAAAAATAATAGCATAGTGATTTTTTATTTAATTTTCTTATTTTATATACTGAATTAAAAAAGCATGAGAATGCTAATCAAATTCTCATGCTTAAACTGGCTTAATATGAATTTTAGATTTTATGGTCTAAATTAAACACCATGCGCTAAACGATATTGTGCAATTTCATCAATGGTAATGAGTGTTAAATGATGGGTTTGTGCATATGCTAAAACTTGGATACCTGAAGCCATCGTACCATCAGGATTGGTGACTTCACACAATACGCCCGCAGGTTTTAAGCCTGCCATACGTGCTAAATCAATAGAACCTTCTGTATGTCCACGACGTATAAGCACACCACCATCACGACCACGTAAAGGAAACACATGTCCGGGACGATTTAAATCACTGGCTACAGCACCATCCTTGATAGCGGCTTGAATGGTTGTGACGCGATCTTTGGCTGAAACGCCTGTAGTCACGCCTTCAGCTGCCTCAATGGTGACTGTAAATGCAGTTTTAAAATGACTTGAATTGTCCTGAACCATAGGGGCTAATGCTAAATGGTCGGCAAGTTCAGAAGTGAGTGTCAGACAGACAATCCCAGAACCATCACGAATCATACGTGCCATGGTTTCAACATTTAATGTTTCGGCTGCAACAATCAAATCTGCTTCATTTTCACGATCAAAATCGTCCATGACCAAGACAGGTTTGCCTTGACGCATATCTTCTAAAGCTTGTTCTATACGTTGCTCAGCAGGAGAAAGTGCTGAAAAGAAAATTTCGGGTTGGATTAAACTAGACATTGAAACGCTCTCGTAAAAATAAAAATACGGTTGAACATTTCAGGACATGTGAAAATAGTGGCGTTACAAAACAGATCCGAGTGAATCGAATCTGTTCAAAAGTGACGTCGTCTTCTTTCATCCGGACTATACCGTCGGCTTTGGCTTTGACCAAATCTGCCTATCATTTTATGAGAAATAATAGGCTCGTGGGCTGAATAAATACGTTCTAAAGAACATATTTAAATTACCACCGGTGGGGAATTGCACCCCGCCCTGAAGCGATGTGTACTGATTATAGTGCATTTTTATAAGAAAAAACGGATTTTCTATAGAACGATGCGTACTATATTTATGATAAAAATAGCTTAACTTTTTAAAAAAATATTATGTGAATATCTTAGTAATTGTATGCTCATAAAAGGCTGGAAAATGATAATTTTAACCATTGATACAATTAACTCTTCATTATTTAATGTTTTTATATTTTATTTTGAAATTTTAAATCAATGATGCTATCGATTTAGAAGGTTAAGTATTGAATATTATTAAAAATAAATATGTGTCTTAGCAACTGACTAAGATCGATATTCTTTATAACTTTAAAATAAGAGGTTTCTGTGAAAAAAGTATTATTTGGTCTATGTATTTTTCCTTTGTCGACAACGATGCTCTATGCAGGTCAAGGAAATGACTGGGGATATGATACAAACAATGCACCTGAAAAATGGGCGAGTTTAAGTGAAAAGTATCATGCTTGTTCAGGTTTAAATCAGTCGCCAATTGATATTAAAAATACCACATCAGCTAAACTTGAACCTTTAACTTTTAACTACACGACAAGTGCAAAATCGATCGTAAATAATGGACATACTGTTCAGGTCGATTTTAATGCAGGAAATAGTTTGACTTTAGATGGTCAAGAATTTGTTTTAAAACAATTCCATTTACATAGTCCTAGTGAAAATAAAATCAATGGTGTGAGCTATCCAATGGAAATGCATTTGGTTCATGCTAATGCACAGGGTGAGCTAGCAGTGGTTGCAGTGATGTATCAAAAAGGGCAAGAGAATGCAAGTTTAGCGCACACGTGGAAAAATTTACCGAAGCAAGCAGGGCAGATGCTTAACTTAGAAGAAACTGAAAAAGCTGCAAATTTTTTGCCTAAAAAACTAGATTATTACCGTTTTAATGGCTCTTTAACGACACCACCATGTACAGAAGGGGTGCGTTGGATTGTATTAAAAGATATTCAAACTGCATCTGAGGCACAGTTTGATGAATTTAATCAACTGTTAAGTCATCCAAACAATCGTCCTGTACAGCCTGTGAATGCACGCGTTGTTTTAGAATAATTTATGTAATATTTCCGCTCATACTTTGTGCCTGCCAGTAGATATAAAGTTGAGTGGAAGTAATTAAAATTTAAATAAAAGTAAGATGTTGATGTGACCGCATTGGCATGAATAATAAAATTTATGTTGCATTCATTACGATGGCTTTTCTATTGGCTGAAACATGGCTTATATCCATCTGGATATTTAAAAAAATAAAGAGGATGTGTAGCTGTGATTAAGATCAAGCTAGAAAAGAATGATCTTTGTTGGAATTTTATTTTATCATGGCTGTATTTTTTTGATTGTTGTGACCTGATTAGCCATGTCTTTTGATATTAAAGTGACTCAACAGCCTCAAGCTGAATTTCATCCGCAGCACAAAAAACTAAATCAATTGATTCAACAGATTGAGCAACAAAAGCAAGATTTAAAGCTTGGGCAAAATGCACAAAGTGAAATCCAGAGTTATTTGCAGCAAAAATTAGTCCCGATTTATCGTGATTTACATACGATTTTATTCAAGCAACTTGAGCAATTGTGGGCACATTTACAACAGCAAGACTTTTCAAAAGCTGATTTAGAACAACTCGATCACAAACTTACTCAACTTGCTAAGCAACTGAAAAAATCATCGTATTTAAATACAGCACAACTGCAAAAAGTTGTAGAAGTTCATATATTTTATCAACAAAATCATTTATAGCTAAATACCAAATAAATCATTACAGTAATCTTTAAATAATTTATCAATATCTTTAACTCTAAACTTAGTTCGAATCGCCTTGACTCGTGACCACATATTTTCTATTGGATTTAAATCTGGACTATATTTAGGAAGCCACACAATGTAATGGCCTGCACAACGTATCAACTCCTGAAGTCTTTTCCCTTTGTGAAAGGTCGCATTGTCCATAATCAAAACACTGCTTTCTTTCAACTTAGGTAATAAATCCTGTTCAATCCAACATTCAAATACTTCTGTATTCACAGAACAATTAAACACACCAACTGTCAACAATCTATTTTCGATAATTGCACCGATCGCATTACTGCAATTCTTCAACTGCCAGTTAAATTCACCTTCAGCACGTGTTCCTTGAAGGCTATAACTATGAGTTCTGGTACTTTCACTTTGAAAACCACTTTCATCTATGTAAATCAGAGGCAATTTCCCTTCTAAACACTCTATGAGATTTTGAAATTGCTGACGTTGATTTTGATCTGCTTTAGGATGCTTTAACGTCTTTTTTTACGCGATATTCCTGCGGCATGTAATGCATTAAATACCGCATGAGTGCTTACTCCTAAACGTTCAGCTCGCTCATACTGATAATCATCAGGATATTGTTCAACATCCTTCAATATTTGCTCTCTGCTAATTTTAGCTGGACGGCCAGGAATAGGTTTGTTTGTAGTGGACTTTTTCCAGTTCTGAATCGTTTGTATACAGATGTTAAAATGCTGTGCTGCTTTTCGCACAGACATTTCATCTCGAATCATAATTTCTATGACTTTGTCTTTAAAATCTTTTGAATATCCCATATCTCTATTGTTCTATAGTTTTTAGGATTTGGCTATATATAAAAAGTCGAAGAAGGCAAAGAAAAAGTCAATTTTTGAAAATGAACAAGTCGTAGAAAATGAAAATCAGTATTCAAACTTTGAAAATGTAGAATATGCCGTTGATCAGTGTGAAGATTGGGACAATGATCAGTTTCAGCGTGAACGTGAAGAACATCAACGTAAGCGCTTACAGTTGAAGCGTGAGCAGGCTGAGAAGTTGGCGGAGCAATCTTTAAAAACGGTGTATTTAAAAATCACCGCCATGATTCATCCTGACCGTGAACCTGATGAGGTTAAAAAGTTAGAAAAAACTGAACTTCAGCAAGTGGTAAATCAGGCGTATGAGCAACAGGATTTATTTTATTTATTAAAGCTTCAATTACAGCTGGAAACCAATCAGGGCAAAAGTCCAAAGGCTTTGACGGACGAGCATTTAAAGTTTTATAAAATGGCATTGGATGCACAAAGTCAACGTTTGGCGAGTCAGATTGATGATATTACCGATGCTTTGCATTGGAGTGAAAAGCCGAAGCCGAAAAATATGCAGGTGAAAGATGTGTATAAGGTAATTGATGCGGATGTTGTGGCGTTAAAAGAACAAATAAAGTGGGAAAAGGAACGTTTGAAATATATGGGGAAAGTAAAAGGGTTGGAAGTGTTGTTGAGGAATGGAGTGCTTTGATGTTTTTTATTAAAAGTACGTTTCCCTCTCCTGAGCAAATTTTAAAGCAGTGCTTTAAAATTTGCTCAGGAGAGGGACTTCATTGCGAAACTCATACAGACATTAAATCCAATGATGTTCCCTTTCTTTGTGGTGAAGGGGCAGTGATGTGTGCTAATAAAAACGGAGAGTTTAAATCTCTTTCAAAAGCTCCACCACAGTATTTGTATATAAGCATAAGTTAATTTCTACTAGACTATATTTCATATCTATATGATTGTTTTATCAGAGAATTCAAGGCGTATTATTAAATCAATTTAATCCCTCCCAACCTCCCTTTAAAAAGGGAGGAGCTGTCACGTAATTCATTAAATCACATGACATTTCCCTCTTTTTCAAAGAAGGGTTAGGGGAGATTTAAAAAACTCAAGAAACCGAATCATCCAAATTCGGCGCTAACCAACGTTTCGCCTCATCCAACGTCCAACCTTTACGCTTTGCATAATCTTCTAGCTGATCGCCTGCAATTTTGCCCACGTTAAAGTACTGGCTTTCAGGGTGTGCATAGTAGAAACCGCTGACAGATGAAGGTGGCCACATTGCAAAGCTAGTGGTCAATTGCGTACCAATCTTGTCAGTCGAACCGAGCCAGTCAAACAATGGCGCTTTTTCAGAATGCTCAGGGCAAGCAGGGTAGCCCGGTGCAGGACGGATTCCCACATACTTCTCTTTAATCAATTCTTCATTGCTTAAAGTTTCAGATGCTTGGTTGCCCCAGAACTCTTTACGGATGCGCTCATGCAAATGCTCCGCAAATGCTTCGGCAAAACGGTCACCTAATGATTGCGCCAAAATTGCAGAGTAGTCATCGCCTTTGGCTTTGTACTCATTCGCCATTTCTTCTGCGCCAAAGATGGATACCGTGAAACCGCCCAAGTAATCTTCCGCAACACCTTTAGGCGCAACAAAGTCAGCCAATGACAAGTTTGGTTTACCTGTAACCTTATCTGATTGTTGACGCAAATGATGGAAAGTATGCGTCACGGCTTGCCCATTTTCTGTATAAACTTCAACAGAATCCGCAGCAGAACGGTTGGCAGGGTAAATACCAAAGACAGCACGTGCATCAAAACGTTTGTTATCGATGATGTCTTTTAGCATTTTCTGGGCTTGTTCATACAAGTCAGTTGCTGCTTCACCGACCACTTCATCTTTTAGAATTGCAGGGAATTTACCTGCCAAGCTCCAAGAAATAAAGAACGGCGTCCAATCGAAGTATTCAACCAAAGTTTCCAATGGATAATTGGTCAGCGTTTGCGTACCAATAAAGTTTGGCTTCGCAGGTTTATTCGCTACAAAGTCAATTTTCAAAC
The DNA window shown above is from Acinetobacter piscicola and carries:
- a CDS encoding YecA family protein; this encodes MSALDLDLLSDYLDGDQNEYGLDFAATHGFLCAIAVGPQFDRWLDELFEGNQSKAPKEIIAQIKTWLDDIRQKLSNEEGVEFPFEIEEADVESSLGDWSVGFVDAMFLNEEAWFSPEYEEQVVDLTLPMMVFSGVDDEDPQMESFRRNGQLMDEIAEEIPDNLNEIYLMFHSDQ
- a CDS encoding ABZJ_00895 family protein, translating into MPHYYLHFAKVYAVALILLMLILIFIFPLGYISLFPTLVIAAFINAHYYFKREQRLASSDEKIQLIWGLSAVAIVIGSFFTFFLVLMNPQAEQILKSADQAGLALSAVIMLCMVAVHAAVFFTVYTISAKLFLKTTH
- a CDS encoding DedA family protein, yielding MTEWIISIMEQLSYFGIALLMFLDNVFPPIPSEIIMPSAGLAASQGKLILTGVIIAGSLGSLLAAALLYWLGHKISQQTLFKWVDRYGKYLFIKSTDVEKSLDWFEQYGHRIVFFGRMIPAVRSLISIPAGMSGMPFWKFMLYSGLGTVIWTTFLACVGFYFGENQALMQQIFHQVSYFIMAIVIVVILWILYRRHQRKTRHQSQR
- a CDS encoding rhodanese-related sulfurtransferase, which translates into the protein MNATVEQLAPVEQQATTGWVVAALYQFKEVQDPADLQQRLLDLVKTINLCGTLIVAGEGINGTVAGDRQAIDVIHQFLLDNGFNAMEYKESHSDDKPFRKMKVKLKKEIVTLGVEVKPRDLVGHYLDPKEWNELIARDDVILVDTRNDYEYKAGTFKGAVDPKTETFREFPDYVKKELAQHKDKKIAMFCTGGIRCEKSTSLLLQEGFNEVYHLKGGILKYLEETPAEESMWEGECFVFDGRTAVTHGVEEGTNIKCHACGWPLTPEEVALPSYEHGVSCVYCIEKTSEKQKEGFRMRQSQIVAAKRKRL
- a CDS encoding DUF1289 domain-containing protein; its protein translation is MSNKSRIPTLTPCAGRCSTVFGDSVCRGCRRFNHEVIQWNTYTAEQRLAVWKRLDAQLDQILVPMLPFAQLQHVEGFILSKRVRVLDGASKGRKLYHALKICEKNRSLADESGLGIGAKQVKPLWDEFERRVLALATASYDLAWLRADGIRHNLLKIMEEDEELHSL
- a CDS encoding LysE family translocator, producing the protein MIATPGPVMLLVASAGLKGGYKKALHTIVGTNSASLLLIAISVLILKGFFNIASHWFNLIKILGCLYIAYLGIQIVREVLSQSQQDQEISRQVQGGFQQGFLVGISNPKDIIFFASFFPQFTHVTSTLDQSLVVLTLTWIILDFATLSVVYLGFNALSKSKLYSKILLGCGAILIAVALYGIYSIWF
- a CDS encoding Bax inhibitor-1 family protein; translated protein: MPIYIAQIYFLSAALTTLAIFAGVSTYVFFSKRDFSFLAASLNIGFWILLVGGILTLFFHISILSLFLGFFGSAVFIGWILYDTSQILIRAEQFGYDARFGAFDLFMDIIGLFSYIRSLF
- the ribB gene encoding 3,4-dihydroxy-2-butanone-4-phosphate synthase, which produces MSSLIQPEIFFSALSPAEQRIEQALEDMRQGKPVLVMDDFDRENEADLIVAAETLNVETMARMIRDGSGIVCLTLTSELADHLALAPMVQDNSSHFKTAFTVTIEAAEGVTTGVSAKDRVTTIQAAIKDGAVASDLNRPGHVFPLRGRDGGVLIRRGHTEGSIDLARMAGLKPAGVLCEVTNPDGTMASGIQVLAYAQTHHLTLITIDEIAQYRLAHGV
- a CDS encoding carbonic anhydrase, giving the protein MKKVLFGLCIFPLSTTMLYAGQGNDWGYDTNNAPEKWASLSEKYHACSGLNQSPIDIKNTTSAKLEPLTFNYTTSAKSIVNNGHTVQVDFNAGNSLTLDGQEFVLKQFHLHSPSENKINGVSYPMEMHLVHANAQGELAVVAVMYQKGQENASLAHTWKNLPKQAGQMLNLEETEKAANFLPKKLDYYRFNGSLTTPPCTEGVRWIVLKDIQTASEAQFDEFNQLLSHPNNRPVQPVNARVVLE
- a CDS encoding transposase; its protein translation is MECLEGKLPLIYIDESGFQSESTRTHSYSLQGTRAEGEFNWQLKNCSNAIGAIIENRLLTVGVFNCSVNTEVFECWIEQDLLPKLKESSVLIMDNATFHKGKRLQELIRCAGHYIVWLPKYSPDLNPIENMWSRVKAIRTKFRVKDIDKLFKDYCNDLFGI
- a CDS encoding IS630 transposase-related protein, whose protein sequence is MGYSKDFKDKVIEIMIRDEMSVRKAAQHFNICIQTIQNWKKSTTNKPIPGRPAKISREQILKDVEQYPDDYQYERAERLGVSTHAVFNALHAAGISRKKRR